A stretch of the Mesorhizobium sp. Pch-S genome encodes the following:
- a CDS encoding alpha/beta fold hydrolase, translating into MTSLFAHEQGTGPTIVLLHGFGGSHGMWTEIGSQLADAAEIIAYDLPGHGASLEVEGARSPKRMAEAVLADLVERNADQVHLVGHSMGGAVATLIALSAPERIASLTLLAPGGYGEEIDAALLRRFAKAAQDDEIRACLAAMSGPGHLVSERAVADDMAMRARSGQMEKLAEIVMAITRGGRQGVIPAELVASLAMPVAVVWGVLDTVLPVSQSDKLPAHFDLHLVPVAGHMLIDETPGLIIELLRGILRNQANEPISTPDFP; encoded by the coding sequence ATGACTTCCCTCTTCGCTCACGAACAAGGAACCGGACCAACGATTGTGCTGCTGCACGGTTTCGGTGGTTCTCATGGCATGTGGACAGAGATCGGGTCTCAGCTTGCCGACGCGGCCGAGATCATCGCCTATGACCTGCCGGGCCATGGTGCTTCGCTGGAAGTAGAGGGAGCGCGATCGCCGAAACGGATGGCTGAAGCCGTTCTTGCCGACCTCGTGGAGCGCAACGCCGACCAGGTTCACCTTGTCGGCCATTCGATGGGCGGGGCTGTCGCGACCTTGATCGCGCTTTCAGCGCCCGAGCGTATTGCTTCGCTGACATTGTTGGCGCCAGGGGGATATGGCGAGGAAATCGACGCGGCACTGCTGCGTCGCTTTGCCAAGGCTGCTCAGGATGATGAAATCCGGGCGTGCCTTGCGGCCATGTCGGGCCCTGGACATCTCGTGTCCGAACGAGCCGTTGCCGATGATATGGCGATGCGCGCCCGCTCCGGCCAGATGGAAAAGCTCGCCGAGATCGTGATGGCCATCACGCGCGGCGGGCGGCAGGGCGTCATTCCGGCCGAACTGGTCGCCAGTCTCGCCATGCCTGTCGCGGTCGTCTGGGGGGTCCTGGACACCGTCCTGCCCGTCAGCCAGTCAGACAAACTGCCTGCCCATTTCGACCTGCATCTGGTGCCTGTCGCCGGCCACATGCTGATCGACGAGACCCCAGGACTTATCATCGAACTGTTACGCGGCATCCTGCGAAATCAGGCGAATGAACCGATTTCGACACCGGATTTTCCCTGA